In Fibrobacter sp. UWH6, a single genomic region encodes these proteins:
- a CDS encoding OmpA family protein, whose protein sequence is MTLKKLVLITAGAMLLTGTAMAKNINVPGDYQKIADALGNADAGDTILVKRGTYNENITLVMGVVLKGEDPLTTIIDGGRRGPTVMGTSGAEMSHFTVKNGLEGILCENAAPYIHHCYVMDNKATGIGAFISLPHLRNNVVYGNRWSGILAWGAKSLDAYIEQNVVLRNGYSGLALKGPTNVIARNNIFMENHYYGVFADPAAGQTKVEYNNIYKNYYPFNQFIKVNRTNVSLDPKFMNPSLSKPNFYCQSTSPMLKRGKGKLDIGLTAAELVKEEEAVEETRNPDTDGDGLCDPWVSEEGFSDKYASVCTGLDNCPEEAEDFDGFQDDDGCPDADNDRDGLCDPWVEAKGMLANFAHVCKGVDLCPEQAETLNSYKDEDGCPDEVPQPPKKVFVLEGVNFESGKATITPDSYISLMKVVDIMETFTEATFEIVGHTDNVGNKDKNKQLSADRAAAVKNFLVEKGINESRMVTDGMGDTKPVASNKTPEGRAQNRRIEFIRTDIK, encoded by the coding sequence ATGACCCTAAAGAAACTGGTCTTGATCACGGCCGGGGCTATGCTCTTGACTGGAACCGCCATGGCAAAGAATATCAACGTGCCTGGCGACTACCAGAAGATTGCAGACGCACTCGGTAATGCAGATGCCGGGGATACCATCCTCGTCAAACGCGGTACTTACAACGAAAACATCACCTTGGTGATGGGCGTTGTGCTTAAGGGCGAGGACCCGCTCACTACCATCATCGATGGTGGCCGTCGCGGTCCGACCGTCATGGGTACTTCTGGCGCCGAAATGTCTCACTTCACTGTGAAGAACGGCCTCGAAGGTATTCTGTGCGAAAACGCAGCCCCCTACATTCATCACTGCTACGTGATGGATAACAAGGCAACCGGTATCGGTGCTTTCATTTCCCTCCCGCATCTTCGTAATAACGTGGTGTACGGCAACCGCTGGTCCGGCATTCTGGCCTGGGGTGCTAAGTCCCTCGACGCTTATATCGAACAGAACGTTGTGCTCCGTAACGGCTACTCCGGTCTCGCTCTCAAGGGCCCGACCAACGTGATTGCCCGCAACAACATCTTCATGGAAAACCACTACTACGGTGTGTTCGCCGACCCCGCTGCCGGCCAGACCAAGGTGGAATACAACAACATCTACAAGAACTACTATCCGTTCAACCAGTTCATCAAGGTGAACCGCACTAACGTTTCCTTGGATCCGAAGTTCATGAATCCTTCGCTCTCCAAGCCGAACTTCTACTGCCAGTCCACCTCTCCGATGCTGAAGCGCGGTAAGGGCAAGCTGGACATCGGTCTGACTGCTGCCGAACTGGTGAAGGAAGAAGAAGCCGTTGAAGAAACTCGTAATCCGGATACCGATGGCGATGGCCTCTGCGATCCGTGGGTTTCCGAAGAAGGCTTCTCCGACAAGTATGCTTCTGTCTGCACCGGCCTCGACAACTGCCCCGAAGAAGCTGAAGACTTCGACGGCTTCCAGGACGACGATGGCTGCCCGGATGCAGATAACGACCGCGACGGTCTCTGCGACCCGTGGGTAGAAGCTAAGGGTATGCTGGCCAACTTCGCTCACGTCTGTAAGGGCGTTGACCTCTGCCCCGAACAGGCTGAAACTCTCAACAGCTACAAGGACGAAGATGGTTGCCCGGATGAAGTTCCCCAGCCGCCTAAGAAGGTGTTCGTCCTTGAAGGTGTTAACTTCGAATCTGGTAAGGCTACGATTACTCCGGATTCCTACATCTCTCTGATGAAGGTTGTCGACATTATGGAAACCTTCACCGAAGCAACGTTTGAAATCGTCGGTCATACAGATAACGTTGGTAACAAAGACAAGAACAAGCAGCTTTCCGCAGATCGCGCTGCCGCCGTTAAGAACTTCCTTGTAGAAAAGGGTATTAACGAAAGCCGTATGGTCACCGACGGTATGGGTGACACCAAGCCTGTCGCATCCAACAAGACACCGGAAGGTCGTGCTCAGAACCGTCGTATCGAGTTCATCCGCACGGATATTAAGTAA
- a CDS encoding 1,4-dihydroxy-6-naphthoate synthase encodes MRLSLGISSCPNDTYIYEALVKGLEGSPFDWDVHFADVQTLNEMVRRGELDVAKVSAQVYPKVEKDYVCLGCGGAIGYGCGPLLLSAVGESFDDSLPVTLPGCDTTAALLFRFWHSRTRKVPADLRYALFDQVYRSLRSKEAPQGVVIHEHRFTWKRDGLFLLQDLGAFWEQETGTPIPLGIALARRELGPETVKLVESEIRKSLQMARSRDTLITDFISEKAQIEDDSVMEAHIRMFVNDFSENVGERGQAALDHLWTLVRGL; translated from the coding sequence ATGCGACTTTCTCTCGGAATTTCTTCCTGCCCCAATGACACCTACATTTACGAAGCCCTGGTAAAGGGCCTTGAAGGTTCCCCTTTTGACTGGGACGTCCATTTTGCCGATGTCCAGACCCTGAACGAAATGGTCCGCCGTGGCGAACTGGACGTGGCCAAGGTGAGCGCCCAGGTTTACCCCAAGGTGGAAAAGGATTATGTCTGCCTGGGCTGTGGCGGCGCTATCGGCTATGGATGCGGACCTCTGCTCCTTTCCGCAGTGGGGGAGTCCTTTGACGATTCCCTGCCGGTAACCTTGCCCGGTTGCGACACCACGGCCGCCTTGCTGTTCCGTTTCTGGCATTCCCGAACCCGGAAAGTCCCCGCAGACCTGCGATACGCCCTATTCGACCAAGTCTATCGTTCCTTGCGCTCCAAGGAGGCTCCTCAGGGCGTTGTCATCCACGAACATCGTTTTACCTGGAAAAGGGACGGTCTGTTCCTGTTGCAGGATCTTGGTGCCTTCTGGGAACAGGAAACTGGAACCCCGATCCCCCTGGGAATTGCGCTGGCGCGAAGGGAACTCGGACCCGAGACCGTTAAACTGGTTGAAAGTGAAATCCGGAAGAGTCTGCAAATGGCCCGCTCCCGTGATACGCTCATCACCGATTTTATCAGCGAAAAGGCTCAGATCGAGGACGATTCTGTCATGGAAGCCCACATCAGGATGTTTGTCAATGACTTCTCCGAAAACGTCGGGGAACGCGGCCAGGCCGCCCTGGATCATTTGTGGACGTTGGTACGTGGTTTATAA